Below is a genomic region from Nilaparvata lugens isolate BPH chromosome 8, ASM1435652v1, whole genome shotgun sequence.
TCTGTGCAGTTGCCGAATCCACTATTCCGGTGTCAATCACCCATAAACGATCGTATTCATCAACCTGAAATAcaagttcaaaataaataagGTTTTTTAGAACATCGCATCAAGAGCgtcaatcaaaattattgaaatattattttgattgacGCTCTTGATGCGATGTTCTAAAAAACcttatttattttgaacttgTATTTCAGGTTGATGAATACGGTCGTTTATGGGTGATTGACACTGGAATAGTGGATTCGGCAACTGCACAAAGCAGAAAACTATGTCAacctaaaatattgatttatgatCTAAATACAGATAAACGAATTGGTGAGTAACACCAGCTATAAATGATCTGAAACCCTTCAGTTCCCGTATGAAATTCCACTTTGATTAACAAGAACTAAACTCTAGAGGACTCTCAATAACTCTAAACTGAACTCAGTTGACGTATGAAATTACACTTTGATTAACAGGTAccaaagaatttcaatttcaattcaattcaaaaaataatttattccgcacatcataatattattacaaaacattataCCATctaaatatacaaaaaaaatactaatgaaaattatatgttttgccttagatgacaaaaacataaagcaaaataaatatgagcacacctaggcataagccctattggagtgcacttctcttaaaataaaataaatttaaagacTAGAGTAGGATCTCTAACTCAAACTCTGCAGGATCTAGGAATCTTGGAAAATCTCGATGAAATACCGGCCGCTTAGAACGATTCAGAAACTGTTTGTGCTACCTGCTTTGGGTGACCACTCATTCATGTGTTAAGATCCAAGATTTATCAGACAATGAATCTGGGTAATGGGATGGGATGATCAAATACCCATGCACTGGACGGGATTCAAACCCACAACCAGGCGCAGCAAAACTGGATGAAGCTACAGATGAATTGATCAGGCCGACCAACGATTTCTTTATTTACAGAGGCAACTTTCTACAAGTTAAgcgcctaggtgatgatgaagggatgaattatgataaaaaacgtttccattcatgaaatcatcAGATAAGAGATGATAAGGCAATTAAGCCAATTCAGTATCAAGCTCACATACAAAGAATAAAATTCATATTggaaagataaaaataataatatgaggaAGGGGAACCACATAAAATGGCATTTAAAACTCTACCTCCGTTTCACTTGCGATTAATAATGAGGAAAACGTTCCAAACGGTATTGCAGGTTGGAAGGAAATTGATAAGACCTAAAgacttattattatataaatatcgTTATCGTATTCTGGTCACTAGCTGCATTTGAAAAAGCTCTAGACTACAaactgataataaattttcaggATGTGGAATAAGGAAATAATGGGATGCACGTAATGTTTTCCTCAACAAACTATATTTGTTTCAGCTCTGAAATATGAGCACAATATTTCAATACATGGTATACTTCATATTTCATTCTAGGTGTTAGTCCAACCAAGTTGCCCACGAAAAATTGGACTTCCAAAGATAATATGAAGAGGGATTCAGGTTATAATCGTTTTAGTCTCTTCATCAATATAAGCAACACTATTAGTACCAAATTTTTTAAAAGGTTTGGTCAATTGCTGCTGCTACTCAACCCAAATAATCTTATAtcttactagccgtcaggctcgcttcgctcgccatatccgtctagccagggggctccgccccctggacccccgactggttcgtccaaaaatgagatcagcgggctagcttgcatttttcatttgagaatgcttcattccatcagaaagtcaaagtactgagaaaaacgttggaaaaacgctgattttgggcgtatatttggcattatttcaaattccttctaacacaacattatcataccccagctgagcttctgtagtaaatttgaacattttctgttcatttgttctcgataaagcttcTCATAATACGAAAAAaaccgctggaaaaacgctaattttggcgtatctttgacgttattgcaaattccttctaacacaacattattacaccctagctgagcttctgaactaaatttaaacaatttctgttcatttgttctcgataaatctgagaaaaagcaaaaaaaaaaactctggaaaacgctaattttgggtgtatcttagTCGTTATTGCGAATTCCtactaacacaacattattacaccctagctgagattctgtactaaatttaaacaatttctgtacattttttctcgataaatctgagaaaaagcaaaaaaacgctggaaaaacgctgattttgggcgtatcgtTGACGTTACTGCAAAtaccttctaacacaacattattacaccctagctgagcttctatactgaatttgaacattttctgttcatttgttctcggtAAGCTGAGAAAATGctaaaaacgcagattttgggcgtatatttgGATTtcttccaaatccgttcttagtgcgcctctaaagggccaactgaacatacctaccaaatttgaacgtttttggtccggaaAATTTTTActactgcgagtgagtgagtgagtgagtgagtcagtcagtcagtcggtgagtgagtgccatttcgcttatatatatatatatatatatatatatatatatatatatatatatatatatatatatatatatatatatatatatagaagatatcAAAGATAACATAATTGGATCATGTGAAAAACCAGTGGACTCTAAACTATAttccatacaaaattacttttgacttggaggggCATGCACAGTAGAGAAAGGTAGGGATACAGCGGCGCGATGTTTACCGGTCTGAAcaggccagcgttctctaatatTCAATGAGTGTTCAGCTGCCCATGATACGCATACGGATGTTTCCTCTCTGGAAGCATTCAGTCGACTGAGTCTAATCGACAatttggcaactgcgcttctacctatgactctattcatcaatttaagGCTGTGTAAAGGCTGAAAATTAACTTTATACTGGTgatatatttcaaagttttcgatttctatattatcaagctatcaaataaaaagttttctcagaaaaacattttttccgatcattgctttttgagatagactatgagcgcctaaatttcaatttttttggacagaacatttcaaattcggtaagagataaatccatgagattaagaggatgaattattcatggtattgttgatttaatagaacaaaaatgttttgaaaatattaatttttgagaaagttattcaatttactaaaaatgaccaaaaataattcaaaaaaggttatttttggtaaattgaataactttatcaaaaatgattatattttcaggaaatttttgttttattcaatcatcattaccatgaagaattcatccactagatctcatgaatttatttcttaccgaattctaaatgttctgtctcaaaaatttgaacttagtgcctaaagttcaaatttttgagacagaacatttaaaattcgctcatatctcaaaaagtaatgattggggaaaaaatgttttcctaagaaaacgtttttattttgatagcttgatgatatacacatcaaaaaactataaaaaaatatgaccAGTAGAAAGCTTATTTtttgcctttgcacagccttaattggCTGATCTTCCTCAATTTCTCTGCGCCGCTTATTCCTCCAAgtaaaaagtaattttgtacggaggaTAGTCCCAAACATTTGTGGCACTAGGCTGTTAGCTTGAACATTTTGTGGCAATAAACATAAAGAGGGTAGTGAGAAAATGTTTAGTTCTacacatattattttattttgaataataaataccgTGATATTGtcaagctcaaaatttaagtggttctattctttattttgtaaatttgaagtttgtttcatgttttaaCGAAAGTTTTATcatcaatctatccaaatttaaaattgtttgttttatattttctgattgtgatttggtgtagaaattaaaatatacataacctatgtataatactaggacaatttgaaactagattaggaaattgaagaagttttgggcaatagcctgtttttacttttcttgccctattaccataggtaaggaaagtattgctatccaaaatattaaggtaccctaatttcaagttttctatacgtttaaaggtcccctgagtccaaaaacatgatttttgggtgttggtctgtgtatgtgtgtatgtgtgtatgtctgtgaacaccatAACTcccaattaaccgattgacttgaaatttcaaactgaaggtccttataccatgaggatccgacaataagaaattcaatccaagatggcggaaaaaatggcggataattactaaaaaaccatgtttttcacggttttctcgaaaacggctccaacgattttcttcaaattcataccatggatagctaagccctatcaactgacatgagtctcatttctgggaaaatcccaggagctccgtaatattattgagaagaatggcggataatcactaaaaaaacatgtttttcacggttttctcgaaaacagctctaacgattttcttcaaatttataccatggatggctattcataagccctatcaactaacatgagtctcatttctgagaaaattgaaggagttccgtaatattcttgagaaaaatggcggataattactaacaaaccatgtttttcacgattttctcaaaaacggctctaacgtttttcttcaaatttataccatgtatAGCTATTTTCAAGCCctttcaactgacatgagtctcatttctgggaaaattgcaggagctgcgtaatattcttgagaaaaatggcggctaattactaaaaaaccatgtttttcacgtttctctcaaaaatgactcgactgattcatttcaaattcatactctgtatagttatttatcagctctatcaactggcatgagtctcctttctgagaaactaatggggggtccaccccatccttgagaaatggactttgtaacctccttctcgtgcatgggTAGGTAGGTAAAGCAGTCTATAAAAAGAATACAAAGCttagatatttcatctgtagaacagctgttttgacgacttttagaaaaatcatcggatttcacaatttaaacaacggaaaaagtactctgaaaacaattatatataggctacacatatacagtagtctgatcgtagtttcaaatatgttgccgccaatcgtcattatgttattcctcaTATTTCATTCTAGGGGTTAGTCCACCCAAGTTGCCCACCAAAAATTGGACTTCCAAAGATAATATGAAGAGGGATTCAGGTTATAATCGTTTAAGTCTCTTCATCAACATAAGCAACACTAttagtacaaaataattataaattatgattatgattctTTAAGAGTTTGGTCAATTTCTGTTGCTACTAAACCCAAATAATCTTATATCAAAGATAACATAATTGGATTATGTGAAACCAGTGGACTCTAAACTATActccatacaaaattacttttgacttggaggggCATGCGCAGTAGAGAAAGGTAGGGATACAGCGGCGCGATGTCACCGTTTTGAGcaggccagcgttctctaattccCAATGAGTGTTCAGCTGCCAATGATACACATACAGATGTTTCCTCTCTGGAAGCATTCATTCGATTAAGtgtaatcgacaaattggcaactgcgcttctacctatgactctattcatcactgtaattaagtgatctccctccatttctccgCGCCGCATATTCccccaagtcaaaagtaattgtGTACGGAGTATGAGTAGCTACGTAACGCCATAGAGTTCACAGTGTGAATCATAATCACATTTCGTCGCAATAAAACATGAAGAGGGTAGTGAGAGCTTGTTTAGTTTTACACATAAATGAAATCaccagaatattattttttcttgagtaaatatgagaaatattaaataatatttagaacttaatttattattttagaacTTACTtacttatttttagaactcgtggctggagctcaaggcttctttttccagtcacaccaaaaactattgtattttaatgatttttttgtaaaaatatttattgtatttgacaataaattcattattcattattcatttatattgatacCTTTGAATAATGATTCCAGGGAAATACGAAGTACCGAACGATTTGCTGGTGGACCAGATCTCCCTTCTGATCACGATTGTGGTGGATAATAGAGCAGGAGACTGCAAGAATAGCTACGCCTATGTGGCCGACACTACAGGCTTCCAGATCGTCGTGTTCGAATTAGCAACCGGCAAATTCTGGCAGTTCAAGAACAAGTACATGTTCCCATTCCCTGAGGATGGCACGTTCCAGATCGCTGGCGTCAACTTTGATTTCATGGATGGAATTCTCGGGATGGCGATAGGTGAGTGCAATTTGTAccacaattttataaaaataaggaagcaaaagaagaaagaaaaaaagaaaaaatggagAATCCAACAATCCGACAATCAGAAAAAGTGGGATTGAGATTGTtactcaaaatatttcaaaagggAAAGTTTGATGAGTAAGTCCTGGGAATCTTGTTAATGAAATTCTACAATACAAGACTGAGAAAGCCACAAGGggaggaagaaagaaaaaaagcaaaaatggAGAATCCGGCAATCAAAAAAGTTGGATTGAAGTTgttgttcaaaataatttaaaagtgaatGTTTGATGAGTAGTAATCCTGGGAATCTTGATACTGAAAGACTAGAAGGCCATAAGTCGAGTCAAGTTGGATTGGAGAatttgtcaaggaaaaatagTAAATGTACTCAGGGTTGAAGAATCCaattaattaatgtttattaacAAATTTTTACGATTATTTGACTACGATATAGATTAAGTGTAATGTTTTTCATTGCCATCTCTTTCATGGTCTTCCGACATCTCTTCTCTCCCTTCGATTATTTAACAGATTTTCTAGTGGAATCCTTCCTGGTGTCATTCTCTCAATGTGATCTTTCAAAAACATCGTCGCTGGTAAACCTTCCCTTATATGATTTATGAGAGtatcttcttaaaatgtatgtattcatggctatttatttttatttataaaaataacattatagtacccttttttgaaaagtttttaatataaaataatgttattttataagtttataaAAGATTTTAAGCTCTGACCGGATATCCTCGTTTCTGATGTTGTATTTTTGATCACAACCTTTTGTCCGCCGTAAGGGTCTCTTCACACTTAGCTACGCTATAAAATACGCCCTACCTCCCAATGTTGAATCCAAGCTACGTATCTGACCCGTTCACATCAGCGTAGCGTAGCTTCCAATGTTGGGAGGTAGGATGGCTACGTCTTCAGAAGACGTACTTCAGAGTAGCGTAGCTGTCAAGAGACCATAAAAACATTGTATGATTTTGGTTATTGCCAGACCTTGATAACCGCATTTCAGCCACCTGCACTCTACTTTCCACGATTCTCTTCCGTATAGGGGAACTGGCACAGTCATTACTTACAAAATTTgtcaatatgagaaaatattaaaatcacAGCAATTACTCTATAAAATCTGgcaatatgaaaaaatagtattttacatcacatggacgggaagggtCGTTTTGCAGGgcaagaatgatgtttctatagtgaggtccacgttataatgacagtatttgatcaactttggttttgctatccttgtctatcattcgacaaagccggtggtactatcctttactaggtccacaacgatgccaattatgtttttgacagtgtagaaatataattaattgatgcagagaatcggcatcgctattctcctatcttgatccactgccattataacgtggacctcactataggcaaggcgttagccgagactagaatttcattcaaaCCCTGCAagagacattcacgtccaagtaacgtacactttttttgtcataataatctaaaaaaaaatattggaaaatagaaaacattacctgcttgtgctgaagttattacatgcattctataaatataacccagtttacaaattccgaatcaggaatatttcttgattgtagttgacgaAACTtgcacctggagcgctaaaaggcggttttttgcaccagttttgctgttcctatttcggaactaggaaacatactccagaaaacatatgattttctCACAGTATAGCATgttgtaatgagaatcatatgtttatttgttctacaatcagctgtttaccggcttgatttcatgcatgtaaaacagctgaaattggataactatgacaaaaaaatatcaaactCATCACTCACATGATGCTTGCAGGACCCCAGTACCATGGCGACAGAACAGTGTTCTTCCACAGTTTGGCGAGTCGCAAGGAGTCATACGTGCAGGCAAGCGTGCTACGCAACCAGAGTCTGTCAGGGCTACCTGGACTCGGCCAAGCAGTACTTCTACCTGTCGTCTGGCACACGTCCGTCGCAGTCGGCCGCAGAAGCCATGACCAGGCACGGTTCGCTCATTTTCGGTCTGCTCTCCGAGAACGCGCTAGCCTGCTGGAACCGGAACACTCAGTTCAGGACGCAGAACTTCAAGAAACTCGAACAGGTAGAGAAATAGGGTTCAAGATATAATATGatagataattgattgattatgttgcttttattagggcggaattaggactcctggtctctctgccacacaaccctaaagaATAGGACACACAACTATAGGATATAGGATATAAGTTGAGAAGCTCGAGAAAGAATTGGGTTTCAGTGATAATATAGTCGAATAGGAAATGAGCCGCAAACAATAGGTAATACACTGAGTTTCAAGATGTTGGAGCTTGAAGAAGGTCTATTCAGCACGGAAAACTTTAAGACGCTGAAAAAAGTAGAGTGATTTTGTATTGAAACATTTAAGAATAGAGAATAGGGTAAAGGACATAGAGCGACTTGGGAATTTTAAGAAGATTCATTTAGGACGCAGAACCTCAAGAAGCTGGAAAAGGTAGGGGAATTTGGGTATAAGAGCATTGAACAATAGAGAGTAGGGAGCAAAACAATGGCATAATAGTTAAtagtgcaactagtgcgcaaagtgacagtttgctgcaccgaaagaaacgtttacacacgagccataggcgagggcggaatggttactgagtgcagcagaggaactttgcgcacgtatttcacattgaatttttcctacagttaccattgaatatgagaagttgttgattatgggtaaaataaTGActaaaatccatcaaatgtttgttaTTTATCCACATCTTAGTAGTGTTACATCTGGGTAgtgtaaaattgataattatttcatagcTGATAGTGAAATTCTTAAGTTTAAGAATTAAAACAGAGATCGTGTCCTCTGAAAATTATTCTAACGAAATTCAAGCATAATTATATCATTCTAGGGTTCATTTATATGTTAGACATTATTTATTAGAGAGGTTAAGAACAGCAAATACATTCAGGCAGATTGAACCGTTCTTTTGATTAGTGTTTGTTTAGCGAATACTGCAAGTATCAAATACaatgcaataataaattatgcattatcaaattcaattcgATCAACGCAGTACTCATGAGTCGAATAAAgctatgattattattgtataaattttctCCTACATAGAATCAGATCTGAAACAATGGAATGGGAGCATATAGACTTTCAAAGTCTTGTTTGTCAACTATGACCAGAAATTCTATTGCGGAGAAGTTGGCACGTTATTATTGAATTCCATATCATCTACTTGTCTGTTGTCTCATCCGTCATCAGCTTGTTGCCAAATGAATCACAGCTTCTATTGTCATCTCTTTCAAAGTGGGCGATAAAATATGTGTATTTGTCCAGCCATTTTTTACTGCATTGATTCATTATATCTTTGCTTATGAATGATACTGCTGCAGTGAATCATGATCTAAAGAATTGATGACTATGCCAATAAATATTACGAACTAGCAGgtgacccgtgctccgcaagggttcaGTTAAAGGTTTGacatactgaaaacttgacctactgaaatcttaaaaatttaaataggcctataatcatcctataataggcctataaccatttaTCCACGGTGAATTGAGAATATACAAAATttgtatatgcaaaatttcaagtatatcagtccagtagttcagacatgatgatgcgtcatttgtgaatttcctatcccgtacgtgtatataAGTCAATTCTATCCTTTTATAGATCATATTGTTTGAATAATGTTATTTTGTCTCAGTTTTTAAACTAAATTGGAGTATCCAATagtaaaataattcattttggtTATGCcaatttttagagaaaataaAAGTTTCAGAGATTGGCAGGagaatttccataattttttttaattatgattagtGTATCGttacattcatatttatttgtgGTATTATTGGGGCACTTTATTATCCATATCTATAGAAGTGACTTAAACTTCAAGGAGCATTATTTATCCTATTCAAGACATCTGCCAGAGA
It encodes:
- the LOC111062051 gene encoding LOW QUALITY PROTEIN: protein yellow (The sequence of the model RefSeq protein was modified relative to this genomic sequence to represent the inferred CDS: inserted 2 bases in 1 codon) — translated: MNGNVDEYGRLWVIDTGIVDSATAQSRKLCQPKILIYDLNTDKRIGKYEVPNDLLVDQISLLITIVVDNRAGDCKNSYAYVADTTGFQIVVFELATGKFWQFKNKYMFPFPEDGTFQIAGVNFDFMDGILGMAIGPQYHGDRTVFFHSLASRKESYVQASVLRNQSLXQGYLDSAKQYFYLSSGTRPSQSAAEAMTRHGSLIFGLLSENALACWNRNTQFRTQNFKKLEQDDVRLQFLSGVKIVNDVLILVSSRLQNFFIDAVNDDEINYRVFLASVDQITKGTKCHKYS